The Triticum aestivum cultivar Chinese Spring chromosome 7B, IWGSC CS RefSeq v2.1, whole genome shotgun sequence genome window below encodes:
- the LOC123160466 gene encoding uncharacterized protein — MENHMHPGAGGGGWRGGGQHGRGGGRGGGQHGRGGGRGDAQCGGHGRGRHLVAARAGKFKRAAFLPSDHLIVAAEAAVTNIPYEVLEMFLPAASSHMRRTFVNYIRSLTPIQQMQVPGDTRLYDQSSVVALNSTGASVDWVVELHRAGFSLDGVMGVNDFVVDHRGLLKGSHVLRKMLKPLDDTRRDRDLVALAGSIQDGIYHGITELPRDVAQLVRRLKRFKRGYHRLYRMHVATKSEIEKCAMFERYFVRLEQIRQRSPGTYAKIIKRIDCGLNWLKSSMLNLHVHSVMRFRPGGSTFEAKLRSFLSVAAAKRVDVPGFLTTRRNGQAHLSKDNAMDLGQGKEIALKAATSAMIQENPSIAVMLGKRVQNTPGRGTAIDAKDAAFTPEVGGLIAKAICNALSIGYIADKVAAKAAKAAAKRMALYVPVQTTNKAIIKRSKANAHIIAANAARAAAVAQVLKEQKPHGPLQTRPVLEMFTQTQIEHMFYVIAPDMLHSLQLALFREGILEDGHWLDESKMILLLDPPST, encoded by the exons ATGGAGAACCACATGCATCCCGGTGCCGGTGGTGGTGGCTGGCGTGGCGGCGGCCAGCACGGGCGAGGGGGCGGGCGTGGCGGCGGCCAGCACGGGCGTGGGGGCGGGCGTGGCGACGCCCAGTGCGGGGGTCATGGCCGCGGCAGGCATCTCGTGGCCGCGCGGGCTGGCAAATTCAAGCGGGCCGCCTTCTTGCCGTCGGATCATCTG ATtgttgctgcggaagctgctgtgaCTAATATTCCT TACGAAGTACTGGAAATgttcctccccgcggccagctcaCACATGAGGCGAACATTTGTAAACTACATCAGATCTTTGACTCCAATTCAGCAAATGCAAGTACCTGGGGACACAAGGCTTTATGATCAGTCATCAGTGGTTGCTCTCAACTCAACTGGTGCATCTGTCGACTGGGTTGTGGAGCTACACAGGGCTGGGTTCTCACTGGATGGTGTGATGGGGGTAAATGATTTTGTTGTTGACCACAGAGGCCTTCTGAAAGGGAGCCATGTCCTTAGGAAGATGCTGAAGCCACTAGACGATACCAGGAGGGACAGGGATCTAGTCGCATTAGCAGGTTCAATTCAGGATGGAATTTATCATGGCATAACTGAACTCCCCAGAGATGTTGCTCAGTTAGTTCGGAGGCTGAAGCGATTTAAAAGAGGTTATCACCGACTGTACAGGATGCATGTTGCGACAAAATCTGAAATTGAGAAATGTGCCATGTTTGAGAGGTACTTTGTGCGGCTGGAGCAGATCAGGCAGCGCTCACCTGGGACATATGCCAAAATTATAAAGAGGATAGACTGTGGTCTAAATTGGCTCAAAAGTTCGATGCTGAATTTGCATGTTCACTCCGTGATGCGGTTCAGGCCGGGGGGCAGTACATTTGAGGCTAAGCTTCGTTCGTTTCTCAGTGTTGCAGCAGCTAAACGTGTTGATGTGCCAGGGTTTCTTACAACAAGACGGAATGGCCAGGCTCACCTTTCTAAAGACAACGCCATGGACTTGGGGCAAGGAAAAGAGATTGCTCTCAAAGCTGCCACAAGTGCAATGATCCAAGAAAACCCTTCCATTGCAGTTATGCTAGGTAAACGAGTTCAGAATACGCCTGGAAGAGGAACAGCTATAGACGCAAAAGATGCTGCATTCACTCCTGAGGTCGGCGGATTAATCGCGAAAGCAATTTGTAACGCCTTGTCAATTGGTTACATTGCGGACAAGGTGGCAGCAAAAGCAGCAAAGGCTGCTGCAAAGAGAATGGCGCTGTATGTGCCTGTCCAAACAACGAACAAAGCAATAATAAAGCGGTCAAAGGCAAATGCACATATAATCGCCGCAAACGCTGCAAGAGCAGCTGCAGTGGCACAGGTTCTGAAGGAACAAAAGCCGCATGGACCTTTGCAAACACGGCCAGTGCTGGAAATGTTCACTCAAACACAAATTGAACATATGTTTTATGTGATTGCTCCAGATATGCTCCATTCACTACAACTTGCTTTGTTCCGTGAGGGAATTCTCGAAGATGGTCATTGGCTTGATGAGTCCAAGATGATCCTTCTACTGGATCCGCCATCAACCTAG